A DNA window from Campylobacter anatolicus contains the following coding sequences:
- a CDS encoding DHH family phosphoesterase, translating into MKFYHLSHTDLDGYGAQFITNFYFKDIKFSNSNYGREIDEKFGAIVSELGDEEAVILITDLNLTMTQCESYETALQGKNAKLFLLDHHQSGAECASAYPWYFLDSSRCATKITYDFFASMFVQNTELKKFSDVVNAVDIWLKDDVDFEMGKVCLGLIANAKEINKVMFERENNLYMFHLLLHAQQFFNAKNDYIGLDMQIHTIKKEFFKFDKDDTLSNLISAYVVRLLSKNRDKFSIRYNGFNGILTYNIGNTSVIGNDFLVANPDFDFFIDITNKKTMSFRANGKIDVSAMAKHLVGGGGHVNASGGMFSNFKDSFEYEMIKSQVVELINKKTQEGL; encoded by the coding sequence ATGAAATTTTATCACCTTTCGCATACTGATTTGGACGGATATGGAGCACAATTTATTACAAATTTTTATTTTAAGGATATTAAATTTAGCAACTCAAACTATGGTCGTGAGATAGATGAGAAATTCGGTGCTATCGTCTCTGAACTTGGCGATGAAGAGGCGGTCATACTTATAACTGATTTAAATTTAACAATGACGCAGTGCGAGAGCTACGAGACGGCCTTACAAGGTAAAAATGCAAAACTATTTTTGCTAGATCATCACCAAAGTGGAGCTGAGTGTGCGAGTGCATATCCGTGGTATTTTTTAGATAGCTCACGTTGTGCGACAAAGATTACATACGATTTTTTTGCCTCTATGTTTGTGCAAAACACTGAGCTTAAAAAATTTAGCGATGTAGTAAATGCGGTAGATATCTGGCTAAAAGATGATGTAGATTTTGAGATGGGTAAGGTCTGTTTGGGACTTATTGCAAATGCTAAGGAGATAAATAAAGTAATGTTTGAGCGTGAAAACAACCTTTATATGTTTCACCTGCTCTTACATGCACAGCAGTTTTTTAACGCAAAAAACGACTATATCGGACTTGATATGCAGATACATACGATAAAAAAGGAGTTTTTTAAATTTGATAAAGATGATACGCTAAGCAATCTTATTTCGGCTTATGTCGTGCGGTTATTAAGCAAAAATCGTGATAAATTTAGCATAAGATATAATGGCTTTAATGGGATTTTGACTTATAATATAGGAAATACTTCCGTTATAGGCAATGACTTTTTAGTCGCAAATCCAGACTTTGACTTTTTTATAGACATCACAAACAAAAAAACTATGAGTTTTCGTGCAAATGGCAAGATAGATGTGAGTGCGATGGCAAAGCACTTAGTAGGCGGTGGCGGACACGTTAATGCAAGTGGTGGAATGTTTTCAAATTTTAAAGATAGCTTTGAGTATGAGATGATAAAATCGCAAGTTGTGGAGCTAATAAATAAAAAGACACAGGAGGGGTTATGA
- the flhA gene encoding flagellar biosynthesis protein FlhA → MAKQKNNILTLVAPFLAPIIKFKSLSIVGVIMAILAIIIVPLPSTVLDFFLALSISVSVLIILISIYVPKPTDLSTFPTLILIITLFRLSLNIATTRMILSEGHNGPEAVSEIISSFGQFVVGGNYIIGIIVFSILVLINFMVVTKGSTRVSEVQARFTLDAMPGKQMAIDADLNAGLIDEKTARERRQAIIGEANFYGAMDGSSKFIKGDAVAGIIITIINIIGGFAIGVFQHDLDMATSAQFYTILTIGDGLVSQIPGLVTSTATAIIITRASKDDDNFAEGTLKQLLGDYKTLLIVGFILFMFALVPGLPTLSLGFIAVLFLGLGYIIKQTQDGSLDVLTTSKKSKIGVKSPEPVSGTTAQKMPKKSDEEIAREEETKINDILKLEILELDLGYGLLKLADVDLIERIRAMRRNIASSLGFLMPKIRIRDNLQLPPNEYRFKLKGIVIGQGEIYADKFLAMDSGLVSEGIEGIPTKEPVFGLDALWIDANIKEDAILSGYTIVDPASVISTHMSELIKQNAAELLTRQETQNLLDKLKNDYPVIVEDTLRIAPISLIQKVLKALLKDNIPIKDLLSILESLSDVAEVSKNLDMIIEHVRAALARVITALYTDEQGQLSFYILETSVQQRLMDAVQYKDGAYHLMINVAQTSAIVQALRTEKEKRPLSQHGAMILCVEPSLRKFIANICTNFGIDIVVLSFAEISANTPFETVGVIQVENL, encoded by the coding sequence ATGGCAAAACAAAAAAATAACATCCTAACGCTTGTTGCACCATTTCTAGCACCTATTATTAAATTTAAAAGCTTAAGTATAGTTGGTGTAATAATGGCAATCCTTGCTATCATTATAGTGCCATTACCTAGCACGGTGCTTGATTTTTTCTTAGCACTTTCTATATCTGTTTCGGTTCTTATTATCCTAATCTCAATCTATGTGCCAAAGCCAACTGATCTAAGTACCTTCCCAACGCTTATCCTTATCATCACGTTATTTCGTCTCTCTTTAAATATTGCAACAACACGTATGATACTGAGTGAAGGACATAATGGACCTGAAGCTGTTAGTGAGATCATCTCAAGTTTTGGGCAGTTTGTAGTCGGAGGTAACTATATCATTGGCATCATCGTTTTTAGTATACTTGTGCTTATAAATTTTATGGTTGTTACAAAGGGTTCTACGCGTGTGAGTGAGGTGCAAGCACGTTTTACGCTCGATGCGATGCCTGGAAAACAAATGGCGATAGACGCGGATTTAAACGCAGGGCTAATAGATGAGAAAACTGCCAGAGAACGCCGTCAAGCTATCATTGGTGAGGCGAATTTTTACGGAGCAATGGATGGTTCGTCTAAATTTATAAAAGGCGATGCAGTTGCAGGTATAATTATAACCATCATAAATATAATCGGTGGCTTTGCTATAGGCGTATTTCAACACGACCTTGATATGGCGACATCGGCTCAGTTTTATACCATACTTACCATAGGCGATGGACTTGTTAGCCAAATCCCAGGTCTTGTCACATCTACAGCGACCGCTATCATCATCACGCGTGCGAGCAAAGATGATGATAACTTCGCAGAAGGGACGTTAAAGCAGCTTTTGGGCGATTATAAGACGCTACTTATCGTTGGCTTTATACTATTTATGTTTGCCCTTGTACCAGGGCTTCCGACACTCTCGCTTGGATTTATTGCGGTATTATTTTTAGGGCTTGGATATATTATAAAGCAGACGCAAGATGGAAGTTTGGACGTTTTGACAACTTCGAAAAAGAGCAAGATTGGAGTGAAATCTCCTGAACCAGTCAGTGGCACAACAGCTCAAAAAATGCCTAAAAAGAGCGATGAAGAGATAGCTCGTGAAGAAGAGACAAAGATAAATGATATATTAAAGCTTGAAATTTTAGAGCTTGACCTAGGTTATGGCCTGCTTAAATTAGCCGATGTTGATCTAATAGAGCGGATACGTGCTATGAGACGCAATATCGCCTCTTCGCTTGGCTTTTTAATGCCAAAAATTCGTATCCGTGATAACTTGCAACTTCCACCAAATGAATATCGCTTTAAGCTAAAAGGCATAGTTATAGGACAAGGTGAGATATATGCAGATAAATTTTTAGCAATGGATAGTGGGCTGGTGAGCGAGGGTATAGAGGGGATTCCGACAAAAGAGCCGGTATTTGGACTAGACGCACTTTGGATAGATGCAAACATTAAAGAAGATGCAATACTTAGCGGTTATACGATAGTTGATCCTGCCAGTGTCATCTCAACGCATATGAGTGAGCTTATCAAGCAAAATGCTGCCGAATTACTCACTCGCCAAGAGACGCAAAATTTATTAGATAAGCTTAAAAATGATTATCCTGTTATCGTTGAAGACACGTTGCGTATAGCTCCGATTAGTCTTATACAAAAGGTACTTAAAGCCTTACTAAAAGATAATATTCCTATAAAAGACCTACTAAGCATACTTGAATCACTTAGTGATGTGGCTGAAGTGAGTAAAAATTTAGATATGATTATAGAACATGTCCGTGCCGCTCTTGCAAGGGTGATAACTGCACTTTATACTGATGAGCAGGGACAACTTAGCTTTTATATCCTTGAGACATCGGTCCAGCAAAGACTTATGGATGCGGTGCAGTATAAGGATGGAGCGTATCATCTTATGATAAATGTCGCACAAACTTCTGCTATAGTGCAGGCTTTACGCACTGAAAAAGAGAAACGACCGCTAAGTCAACACGGAGCGATGATACTTTGCGTTGAGCCTAGTTTGCGTAAATTTATAGCAAATATATGCACAAATTTTGGCATTGACATCGTCGTGCTAAGTTTTGCTGAGATCTCAGCAAATACACCATTTGAAACGGTTGGTGTCATACAAGTAGAAAATTTATAA
- a CDS encoding RrF2 family transcriptional regulator — translation MLFTKASEYALLSLILISQKSSPVDVDTISNELKISKSFLAKILQNLAKEQILKSYKGANGGFMLSTDAQNVSVKTIIECAERREVSVFECSSSVDGCPSNKALSCQIWTMFSGLQNKVDEMLDEIKLSDIIKK, via the coding sequence ATGCTTTTTACAAAGGCAAGCGAATATGCACTGCTTTCACTCATCTTAATATCACAAAAATCATCTCCCGTAGATGTTGATACTATATCGAATGAGTTAAAAATTTCAAAGAGTTTTTTAGCAAAAATTTTACAAAATTTAGCAAAAGAGCAAATTTTAAAGTCCTATAAAGGGGCAAATGGTGGCTTTATGCTAAGCACGGACGCACAAAATGTTAGTGTAAAGACTATCATTGAGTGTGCCGAGAGACGTGAAGTTAGTGTATTTGAATGCTCAAGCTCAGTCGATGGTTGTCCGTCGAATAAAGCTTTAAGCTGTCAAATTTGGACTATGTTTAGCGGACTACAAAACAAGGTAGATGAGATGCTTGATGAGATTAAACTAAGCGATATTATTAAAAAATAA
- the rpsO gene encoding 30S ribosomal protein S15, which produces MALDSAQKAQIVAKFARKEGDTGSPEVQIALLTARISGLTEHLKISKKDFSSRLGLLKLVGQRKRLLKYLKNKDYTTYSKLIAELSIRDK; this is translated from the coding sequence ATGGCTTTGGATTCGGCTCAAAAAGCTCAAATAGTTGCGAAATTCGCTCGAAAAGAGGGAGATACTGGCTCTCCAGAGGTTCAGATAGCACTTTTAACTGCACGTATTTCTGGACTTACAGAACACCTTAAGATATCCAAAAAGGACTTCTCTTCACGCCTTGGTTTGTTAAAACTTGTAGGTCAGAGAAAGAGGCTCTTAAAGTATCTTAAAAACAAAGATTATACAACTTACTCTAAGCTTATCGCTGAGTTAAGTATAAGAGATAAATAA
- a CDS encoding PFL family protein, which translates to MNIKQVTETIAMIEEQNFDIRTITMGISLLDCIDADIDVACEKIYNKITTKAKDLVKVGNEISAELGIPIVNKRISVTPISIIGAATSAQDYVQIAKTLDRAAKFVSVDFIGGFSALVQKGYQKGDEILINSIPKALATTDFVCASVNIGSTKTGINMTAVRDMGRIIKQTADLSNLGAAKLVVFANAVEDNPFMAGAFHGVGEADIVINVGVSGPGVVKRALEKVRGESFDVVAETIKKTAFKITRIGQLVGQMASERLGVKFGIVDLSLAPTPAVGDSVARVLEEMGLEAVGTHGTTAALALLNDAVKKGGVMACNQVGGLSGAFIPVSEDEGMIEAVRNGSLNLEKLEAMTAICSVGLDMIAIPKDTPSETIAAIIADEAAIGVINQKTTAVRIIPKGKEGDMIEFGGLLGRAPVMSVNKNLSADFIARGGQIPAPIHSFKN; encoded by the coding sequence ATGAATATAAAACAGGTAACTGAAACTATCGCGATGATAGAGGAGCAAAACTTTGACATTCGCACGATAACGATGGGTATTTCACTACTTGATTGTATAGACGCAGATATTGACGTGGCGTGTGAGAAAATTTATAATAAGATCACCACTAAAGCAAAAGATCTCGTAAAAGTGGGTAATGAAATTTCAGCCGAGCTTGGAATTCCTATCGTAAATAAGCGAATTTCGGTAACGCCAATCTCTATCATAGGTGCAGCAACAAGTGCACAAGATTATGTTCAAATCGCTAAAACGCTCGATAGAGCAGCAAAATTTGTCAGTGTGGATTTTATCGGTGGTTTTTCTGCACTTGTGCAAAAGGGCTATCAAAAGGGTGATGAAATTTTGATAAACTCAATACCCAAAGCCCTTGCGACAACGGACTTTGTCTGTGCGTCTGTAAATATCGGCTCAACAAAAACTGGCATAAATATGACTGCGGTGCGTGATATGGGGCGTATCATAAAGCAAACAGCAGATCTTTCAAATTTAGGAGCTGCTAAGCTTGTGGTGTTTGCAAATGCGGTAGAGGACAATCCTTTTATGGCAGGTGCATTTCACGGTGTTGGTGAAGCTGACATCGTGATAAATGTGGGCGTTTCAGGGCCTGGCGTAGTCAAACGTGCACTTGAGAAGGTGCGTGGTGAGAGCTTTGATGTGGTGGCTGAGACGATTAAAAAGACAGCATTTAAGATAACTCGTATTGGTCAGCTTGTTGGGCAGATGGCGTCAGAGCGACTTGGTGTAAAATTTGGTATAGTTGATCTAAGTCTTGCTCCTACTCCAGCCGTGGGAGACTCAGTAGCAAGGGTGCTTGAAGAGATGGGGCTTGAGGCAGTTGGCACTCACGGTACGACAGCCGCACTTGCACTTTTAAACGATGCTGTGAAAAAAGGCGGTGTTATGGCATGTAATCAAGTGGGCGGTCTAAGTGGTGCTTTTATTCCAGTTTCGGAGGATGAGGGAATGATAGAAGCGGTTAGAAATGGCTCACTAAATTTAGAAAAACTTGAGGCAATGACTGCTATATGTTCAGTTGGACTTGATATGATAGCTATACCTAAGGATACTCCAAGTGAGACGATAGCAGCTATTATAGCTGATGAGGCAGCCATAGGCGTGATAAATCAAAAGACAACCGCTGTGCGTATCATACCAAAGGGCAAAGAGGGTGATATGATAGAGTTTGGCGGACTTTTAGGTAGAGCTCCTGTGATGAGTGTAAATAAAAACTTATCTGCTGATTTTATCGCTCGTGGCGGACAGATCCCAGCTCCGATACATAGCTTTAAGAATTAA
- a CDS encoding ACT domain-containing protein, whose amino-acid sequence MKAIITVVGKDKRGIVAGVSGKVAALGLNIDDISQTVLDEFFTMMAVVSSDESKDFTLLRGELEKFGDSLGVKINIQSAAIFDAMHNI is encoded by the coding sequence ATGAAGGCAATAATCACAGTTGTAGGCAAGGACAAAAGAGGTATAGTTGCTGGAGTATCTGGCAAGGTAGCTGCACTTGGGCTAAATATAGATGATATCTCGCAAACTGTTTTAGATGAATTTTTCACGATGATGGCAGTCGTTTCGAGCGATGAGAGCAAGGACTTTACTCTGCTTCGTGGAGAGCTTGAAAAATTTGGTGATAGTTTGGGAGTAAAGATAAATATCCAAAGTGCCGCTATATTTGACGCTATGCATAACATCTAA
- the hemW gene encoding radical SAM family heme chaperone HemW, with protein sequence MLLYIHIPFCQSKCPYCAFGSDIGQDSLAEAYFDALLTDLKFHINLLNPNKFKSVFIGGGTPSAVNAKFYEKIFTHISPLCTKATEISCEANPNSATLSWLTQIRDFGVNRISFGAQSFFADKLKLLGRIHNVEQIYKAVLNAKKAGFKNINVDLIYATKLDNKRRLREEVANLAKLKVTHASAYSLTLEENTPFQTRYELKNDSVVLAKFIMKELESIGLKQYEISNFGKTCKHNLGYWQRREYIGVGAYSVGFFNSQRHYAKDNLNSYIAEPTFRQVERLSNYDMKLEQIFMGLRSKVGVKAINLTEQQLKNAELLRKARKLKFKKGRYFANDFLLADEMALFLNG encoded by the coding sequence TTGTTACTTTATATTCATATACCATTTTGTCAGAGTAAGTGTCCTTATTGTGCTTTTGGCTCTGATATAGGACAAGATAGCCTTGCAGAAGCGTATTTTGACGCACTTTTGACTGATCTTAAATTTCATATAAATTTGTTAAATCCTAATAAATTTAAGAGCGTTTTTATAGGTGGCGGCACTCCAAGTGCTGTAAATGCGAAGTTTTATGAGAAAATATTTACTCATATTTCGCCTCTTTGCACTAAAGCAACCGAAATAAGCTGTGAAGCAAATCCCAATTCAGCCACACTCTCGTGGCTAACACAAATAAGAGATTTTGGCGTTAATCGCATTAGCTTTGGGGCTCAAAGCTTTTTTGCTGACAAGCTAAAGCTACTCGGTCGTATACACAATGTCGAGCAAATTTATAAGGCCGTTTTAAATGCTAAAAAAGCTGGATTTAAAAACATAAACGTTGATCTAATATACGCCACAAAGCTTGATAATAAAAGGCGTTTACGTGAAGAGGTGGCAAATCTAGCTAAACTAAAAGTTACTCATGCTAGTGCCTACTCGCTAACACTTGAAGAAAATACGCCATTTCAGACGCGTTATGAGCTTAAAAATGATAGTGTGGTTTTGGCTAAATTTATAATGAAAGAGCTTGAGAGTATTGGACTAAAACAGTATGAGATTTCAAACTTTGGCAAAACCTGCAAACACAACCTAGGCTACTGGCAAAGACGTGAATATATCGGCGTTGGGGCTTACTCAGTTGGCTTTTTTAACTCACAAAGACACTATGCAAAAGATAACTTAAACAGCTACATAGCAGAGCCTACTTTTAGGCAAGTTGAGAGATTAAGCAACTATGATATGAAGTTGGAGCAGATTTTTATGGGATTGCGTAGTAAAGTTGGCGTAAAAGCAATAAATTTAACCGAACAACAGCTAAAAAATGCTGAACTTTTACGAAAGGCTCGTAAGCTTAAATTTAAAAAAGGTCGCTACTTTGCAAATGATTTTTTACTAGCCGATGAGATGGCGTTATTTTTGAACGGCTAA
- the tatB gene encoding Sec-independent protein translocase protein TatB — MFGMSFSEILIIAVIAVLVLGPDKLPDTMVQIAKFFKMFKKGINDAKSTFDQEVKIAELKEDARKYKESITQTTENVRKKLTFEELDEIKKGVSEVTSGLKDVVSDVKKATDTIKNPTNAIKDAVFSGDKKPKDTDIASAKNDKNLEDKGA; from the coding sequence ATGTTTGGTATGAGCTTTTCTGAGATACTCATTATCGCAGTCATCGCTGTTTTAGTGCTAGGACCCGATAAGCTTCCTGACACTATGGTACAGATCGCAAAGTTTTTTAAGATGTTTAAAAAGGGTATAAACGATGCAAAATCAACCTTTGATCAAGAAGTTAAGATAGCTGAACTAAAAGAAGATGCTAGAAAATACAAAGAAAGTATCACACAGACGACAGAAAATGTGCGTAAAAAACTAACATTTGAAGAGCTTGATGAGATAAAAAAAGGCGTGAGTGAAGTAACTAGCGGTCTAAAAGATGTAGTAAGCGACGTCAAAAAGGCGACTGATACTATAAAAAATCCAACAAATGCGATAAAAGATGCAGTATTTAGTGGCGACAAAAAGCCCAAAGATACAGATATAGCTAGTGCTAAAAATGATAAAAATTTAGAAGATAAAGGGGCATAA
- the tatC gene encoding twin-arginine translocase subunit TatC, protein MFEELKPHLVELRKRLGISVLTIFIAFGICFLFWNPLLAWMTAPLKQALPQGSNIIFTQVQEPFFTAMKVAFFAGLVVALPIVFWQFWLFVAPGLYDNEKKYVIPFVISATFMFICGAAFCYYVVVPLGFAFLINFGGQLFTALPSIGEYVGFFTKILIAFGISFELPVVTFFLAKIGLVDDIMLKKYFRYAIVIIFIFAAIVTPPDVLSQFLMAAPLIALYGMSILIAKSVRKSDEEAQDDENKAKEDE, encoded by the coding sequence ATGTTTGAAGAGTTAAAACCCCATTTAGTTGAGTTAAGAAAACGTCTTGGCATCAGTGTTTTAACGATATTTATCGCATTTGGTATCTGCTTTTTATTTTGGAATCCGCTTTTAGCATGGATGACAGCACCGCTTAAACAAGCTCTTCCGCAAGGTTCAAATATCATATTCACACAGGTACAAGAGCCATTCTTCACAGCAATGAAAGTGGCATTTTTTGCTGGATTAGTCGTAGCTTTACCGATTGTATTTTGGCAGTTTTGGTTATTTGTGGCACCTGGGCTTTATGATAATGAGAAAAAATATGTCATACCTTTTGTCATCTCAGCAACTTTTATGTTTATATGTGGTGCAGCCTTTTGCTACTACGTAGTCGTACCTCTAGGCTTTGCATTTTTAATAAATTTTGGTGGTCAGCTATTTACAGCACTACCAAGTATCGGCGAATATGTCGGCTTTTTCACTAAAATTTTGATCGCATTTGGTATATCGTTTGAACTTCCAGTTGTTACATTTTTCTTAGCAAAAATTGGTCTTGTAGATGACATCATGCTAAAAAAATATTTCAGATACGCAATTGTGATTATATTTATATTTGCTGCTATCGTTACACCACCTGATGTGCTTAGTCAGTTTTTGATGGCAGCACCTCTTATTGCACTTTATGGGATGTCTATACTTATAGCAAAGTCCGTCAGAAAAAGCGACGAAGAGGCTCAAGATGACGAAAATAAAGCCAAAGAAGATGAGTGA
- the queA gene encoding tRNA preQ1(34) S-adenosylmethionine ribosyltransferase-isomerase QueA gives MSDIDNILSYDYHLPSNLIAFQPVLPKENARLLVYFKNTDEVKHLKFSDLTQIIPDDTAIIFNDTRVIKARILGHKQSGGAVEIMLNQPLNDDKFSCYIRGRVNERSILNFDNDISAQVISLNDDGTRVVKFSKFNEPIDNAHLFKELELIGHVPLPPYIKRADTKNDESWYQSIFAKKDGAVAAPTASLHFSDEMLQAIKAKHETAYLTLHVGAGTFKSVECENINNHVMHSEFYDIPTATQELINSNKKILGVGTTVTRCVEEFARTHKSSGFCKLFLNLNNPPIRQNYLLTNFHLPKSTLIMLVTSFIGLEKTMQIYKIAIEKGYRFYSYGDGMLVL, from the coding sequence ATGAGTGATATAGATAATATTTTAAGTTACGATTATCATTTACCGTCAAACTTGATAGCATTTCAGCCAGTTTTACCAAAAGAAAACGCCAGATTGCTTGTATATTTTAAAAATACAGATGAGGTAAAACACCTTAAATTTAGTGATCTAACACAAATTATACCTGATGATACAGCAATCATATTTAACGATACAAGAGTCATAAAAGCACGAATTTTAGGACATAAACAAAGTGGTGGGGCAGTGGAAATAATGCTAAACCAGCCACTTAATGATGATAAATTTAGTTGCTACATAAGAGGGCGAGTAAATGAACGAAGTATTTTGAATTTTGACAATGACATATCCGCACAAGTCATAAGTCTAAACGACGATGGCACACGAGTGGTAAAATTTAGCAAATTCAACGAACCAATAGACAATGCACATCTATTTAAAGAGCTAGAACTGATCGGACATGTGCCACTACCGCCGTATATAAAAAGAGCTGATACAAAGAATGACGAGAGTTGGTATCAGAGTATTTTTGCCAAAAAAGATGGTGCAGTTGCAGCTCCTACTGCTAGTTTGCACTTTAGCGATGAGATGCTACAAGCTATCAAAGCAAAGCATGAAACTGCATATCTGACACTACACGTGGGGGCTGGGACATTTAAGAGTGTTGAGTGCGAAAATATAAATAATCACGTTATGCACTCTGAATTTTACGATATACCGACTGCGACGCAAGAACTGATAAATAGTAATAAGAAGATTTTAGGCGTTGGCACGACAGTTACACGATGTGTGGAAGAATTTGCCAGAACTCACAAAAGTAGTGGTTTTTGTAAGCTATTTTTAAATTTAAACAACCCACCAATCCGACAAAACTATCTTTTGACAAATTTTCACCTACCAAAATCGACGCTAATAATGCTTGTAACAAGCTTCATCGGGCTTGAAAAAACTATGCAAATTTACAAGATCGCCATTGAGAAAGGCTATCGCTTTTACTCTTATGGTGATGGGATGCTTGTACTATGA
- the ruvX gene encoding Holliday junction resolvase RuvX — protein sequence MDKFIAIDVGLKRIGVAFGVGSVVLPQEPILRKNRNQAAHEVSERIKEYGINVLVVGIPLGGSSEDEMRRRIEHFVSLLNFKGQIVYQDEAFSSDEASEIYRNTSRDGRLDSVAAMMILKRYLKIV from the coding sequence ATGGATAAATTTATAGCGATAGATGTTGGGCTTAAACGTATAGGAGTAGCTTTTGGTGTTGGTAGTGTTGTGCTTCCACAAGAGCCTATTTTGCGTAAAAATCGCAATCAAGCCGCACACGAAGTTAGTGAACGAATCAAAGAATATGGCATAAATGTCCTTGTCGTTGGAATACCACTTGGTGGAAGCAGTGAAGATGAGATGAGGCGTAGGATTGAGCATTTTGTTTCGCTATTAAATTTCAAAGGGCAGATAGTTTATCAAGATGAAGCATTTAGTAGTGATGAGGCTAGTGAAATTTACAGAAATACATCACGCGATGGCAGACTTGATAGCGTCGCTGCTATGATGATTTTGAAGAGATATTTAAAGATAGTTTAG
- the dprA gene encoding DNA-processing protein DprA, whose protein sequence is MKILDKIPNVVKRLKNPPKILYYEGNLELLSRKKVAVVGSRKASIYTKECVVQLCVKLKNAGVCVVSGGAIGVDIAAHKGSMPLTIGVFASGLDVIYPQSNAKFIKEIYTHGLAISEYPPKTLPLGFRFLERNRIVVSLCDALVVAQADLQSGSMQSARMAYEIGVPIYVLPQRIGESNGTNMLLAEQKASLINDFDDFVARFGDIKALTPDFFDDDIIEFCKNGVSLEQALDKFGDVIYEYELDGRLEINHLRVKSVM, encoded by the coding sequence ATGAAAATTTTAGACAAGATTCCAAATGTAGTAAAACGGCTTAAAAATCCACCTAAAATTTTATACTATGAAGGAAATTTAGAGCTTTTAAGCCGTAAAAAGGTCGCAGTTGTTGGCTCAAGAAAAGCCAGCATATATACAAAAGAGTGCGTTGTCCAGCTTTGCGTGAAGCTGAAAAATGCAGGAGTCTGCGTCGTTAGTGGCGGAGCTATAGGTGTCGATATAGCTGCACACAAAGGGAGTATGCCGCTGACTATAGGTGTTTTTGCAAGTGGACTTGACGTGATTTATCCGCAATCAAATGCTAAGTTTATAAAAGAAATTTACACTCACGGTTTGGCGATAAGCGAGTATCCTCCTAAGACATTGCCACTTGGATTTAGATTTTTAGAGCGAAATCGCATAGTTGTCTCTCTTTGTGATGCCTTAGTAGTCGCTCAAGCAGATTTGCAAAGTGGCTCTATGCAAAGTGCTCGTATGGCCTATGAGATAGGTGTACCTATATATGTTTTACCTCAGCGTATTGGTGAGAGTAATGGCACAAATATGCTACTTGCCGAACAAAAGGCTAGTTTGATAAATGATTTTGATGACTTTGTCGCTAGATTTGGCGATATTAAGGCTTTGACACCTGATTTTTTTGATGACGATATCATAGAATTTTGTAAAAATGGCGTATCATTAGAACAAGCTTTAGATAAATTTGGTGACGTAATATATGAATATGAGCTTGATGGACGACTAGAGATAAATCATCTGCGTGTTAAAAGTGTGATGTAG